One Oncorhynchus keta strain PuntledgeMale-10-30-2019 chromosome 34, Oket_V2, whole genome shotgun sequence genomic window, aacctcacacacacacacatactctgtcAGAGGACCATCACATCGCGCTGTGGGAGTCAAACACCGGCAGCCAACATCCATCAACTGCATCCAACTCTGTCTGACTGAGAGGAAGCTTACAGAGTCAGGTAGGCGCTTCCTGTTAGGTGTTTCGGTCAGGTTAGGAAATGTGTAGGTCAAGAACTACTATAGTTGCGTTAGGTGTTGACTCCCATCATGCTACATTGCCATCTGAGGTTGAGGGATCACTGGTATAGGTATATAATGGGGGCGGTATATTTCCTGGTTGCTTATTGAGCTATAAAATCCTCACTTTTATTGTACTGTCTTCCTCTAGATTTGATTTGACCCATGACAATTACTTTTCAGGTGTGCATTACTATCATTTAACAAGTTCCCAGGGTAATTGGGATGGACTAACAGAAGCATATTTGACTTTGGAGGAGAAATGACGTAACAATTTGGATTGAGAGCTGCAACAAGTTAATCAGGTCTCTTCAAAGATAATTGAGGACCTTTCTATGTTTCTTACTTTACCGCGCTGCACTGTATGTATTTGCAGGTGCCCCAAACTAACCCCATCTTACCTAAGATGACCTACCTCATAGGATTTAAATGCCAATTCACATGAATTAAGTTGTATACCCCCTTTTCTAGCAATTAGTGGTACAGTGCAGTACATCCAATATGAAGTTTGGTGTTCTTTGGTTTTCCTTCTTCTAGCGAGTAGCCTGTGTGAAACTAACTTGACTGCACTTATTTACATGTATTATTTTTTACAGTCAACAACAATACGGAAACTTTACCAAGTGTCGCACAAGGAAGGAAAAGACGAATGGTCTCTCTGTCACCGTGATTATGGCTGGGGATTGGCTACAGCTATACAATACCAAACAAATTGAAATAGGGGGAATACAGTATGGATGATGTTATCGCTTTTCCTTGGAATTACATGGGGTAGTTGAAATACAATTGCCATTGCATTGCAATGGTCATGTAAAATGCAGATTAATGTACTTTCTCATCCGTCTTCATATCACTTTGTCCTTCTCTTGTATAACTGTCTGGGCTACTTCCAATGTGAGGTGAAGGAAGAAAAACGAAATCAGATGCTTTTAGCGCCATCTACTGGTCTACTGGCGATGTGCCGTATATTCAATAGCGTTTTAGTAGTACCATATGGCTGCGTAAGATTTTTGTTGATTTCTACTGAAGATTTATTGTGAATGGTTAAACAAAAAATGACTTAGTTTAATTACTTGTTTCATAAAACAAGTTTGCTACACTGATTTTTATAATTGTTTGTATTTTGCCAAAAGTGCACTTCACAGGCATTTCTTCACTGTGAAGTAACACATGTTCACTATAGGCTGCACACATCTGGTTTTCGGCACAAAAAaaccacacacaaaaaaacaagttGTAAGAGATTGAGGAAATACCTGCTATTTCTGTTAGGGGACAATGGAAGAACAATTAGGTAATAATCCTTTTTTTTCTCATTAGACTGGTTCATATGCTCCAGCTAGATAATGCAGTGTTGGGTCCAATTTCCAGAGCCCGACATTCATCTGAATCAGGAGACAATCGTTAAACCAAAGCAAACGAAAGCAAATGTTAGCTGACTTGAATCCCACTGTGAGAAAAGGTTTGAGGCACGATGTACTCCAAACAAAGCCTTGTCGACAACGTTCCAGATAAACGCGGCAGATGCCAGCTCAATTGGAAATGACCTTTGAATGTCAATCTCGCTATAATACTGTTTGGGATTGAACCCCAGACAAAATTGTGTTATGTCAAATGAACAATTAGAAAAAGATCAACAGCACAATATGATTGTGACAACATTATATAGGCACCACACTAGAgggtaatatatgccatttagcagacgcttttatccaaagcgacttacagtcatgtgtgcatacattctacgtatgggtggtcccggggatcgaacccactaccctggcgttacaagcgccatgctctaccaactgagctacagaaggaccacgtagAACATAGAGATAAACACAACGGATCAATCTCTATGGGGTAGACACGTTTAATGACTCTCCAAGGACTCGAAGGCTGTTGGAGAGAACATGGGACAGGAAGAAGATTGGGCAAACAAGTAAATCCTGCCTTTTCATGTGTTTTGGGTGTGTTGTATCGACATTACAGATACACAAAGTGGTCAAAGTAGCATATACTGCATTTCCTTTGAGTAGGTTACTCAGGGGCAAAGTAACAACCTGTTTCATCATCACCCCTTTAGGTCACTGTAACATTCTCCTAAAACCAATCTGGAGTAGTCAGAACAGCCCTCCAACAATCAATTATAAATACACAGCTTCTTATGActagtgtgtagtagtagtagtgtagtagtgtgtagtagtgtacCAGGCagctgcctctctcgctctctcccctctctctctctctctctctctctctctctctctctctctttctctcacgctACAGCCAACATTTTCTGCTCAGTGGGGGCAGAGCCAAGGTCATATTTCCTAGGGGTGAAGGCGAGGGGGAGGGTACAGtaattgtcccccccccctctctagtGCTCTTGGGGCCGCAGGGAGGCAGAGCGACAGGGCACATGGACAAATCATTTTCGAAAGAGACTCCTTTCAAACCCGGGGGATTAGAGTGTCATAGAGATGAGGAGCCTGCGCACTGCCTGTTCTGTCAGTTGAATGGGAGACACAGAAGtcacgtgagtgtgtgtgtgttcgtgtatgtgagagtgtgtgtaagagagataAAGACGGGGGGAGGGAATATGAACTGAATGGGCACACATGCTGGCTGATGTAATAAAACAATGCTCTGATCACAACGGAGTGAGAAGTTACccaagagagaaggagatataaTAGGCAGTCCCACTCCATCACAAGGTAAGATCATGATTGGAAAGTAATTCCACAAGCCTCTGTAAGTCCATCTGCTCCACACTGAAGCTGAGCCAGTTTGTTAATTAGGCAACATGGGTTGTGGAAATAGTCTAACCAGTGGTATTATTGCTTTGACTATTTCCTCATCACTCACATCCCATGTTGCCTATTTATCAAAATGTCTCAGCTACAGGGTGGAACAGATGGACTTAAAAGAGGCTTGTGGAATGGTGATCTCTTCCGTGTAGGATGGATTCAAGATGAAGAAGAACCAGGACGAGAGGAACTAGGGTTGAGTTCCTGTGAGCATACAGTAGTTCTGTAAACTCtaagtttatgtgtgtgtgtgtgtgtatcggtatgtatgtaaataaaaacagtgtttcTCTCCATACACTGAGTGAGGTGACTCATCAACTATTGAGTTACAGACGTTGAATTACATGGCACTATGAATCCGCAGAAGTCACCGTAACACCCTCTTACCATGGTGTACTTCCACAGAAAAGGATGATGTGTAGGTTCAGCCTGTCTGTATGGGCTGTTCTGAGACCAGTGGGTTTGTGTGTGAAAGGTCAGGTACTCTGTGCCAGACTCAACATTCAGGGAGGACGGGGGAGGGAAGGCTGCTGAGTCTGAGTCTTATGGTCACATACTGTGTAGCAGACAGGCTAGCTTTTGTAACCAATGACAACATGTGTGACCCCACCAACATTTACATGTAGGTTAACCTTGAGGAGAACCAAAGAAACTATGGAAATGTGTTCATATAATGTTGTCAATGTGCTGGTGTTGCAGAGCTGAGAATAGGGATTTTAGCAGCACATTGATTTAGTTCTGTGTTATTGTACAAGGAATAGTGTGCTTTTCAACACCCCAACATGCCTTTCAACACCCCAACAAATTTCACTTCATGTTGTTCACTAGTTTGCTCCAAATGGGGGAGGGCTGGTAGGGTTGGAGGGTAATAAAGGAAataaagatacagtatgtatatatgtatatatttatatgtgtatgtgtgtgtatgtatatatatatacatatatatatgcacaaaaaaaatgtgggattggaagtgatgcagacaattacattgatggaagctacaatgtatttgcaatattaaagctgatctacaccctaaacatttttttttaaatataaaaaataatatatcAGTACATGATCAGTATTATGGCAATGTATGTTGTTGCTTTTTAATAATGTGCATTGTTCATGTGTTTCAGGTCCTTTATGCAAGTTGTTTactggctgtgcccctgcccttCACCATGACTCTCCTAACCCACGTGCTGGCATGCCTTTTTGGCATGGGCTCCTGGGTGGCCATCAACGGGATGTGGGTGGAGCTGCCCCTCATCGTGCCAGAAATCCCAGAGGGTTGGTACCTGCCCTCTTACCTCACTGTGCTCATCCAGATGGCCAATGCGGGGCCCCTTTTCGTCACCCTCATGCATCGCTTCCGCCCGGGCAAGCTGGACGAGCGACCCGTCATCTACTCCATAGTGGGCCTGGGCGTGGTCGCCACCTTCCTCCTGGCCTTCTTCTGGAAGCACACGGTGCCCTTAGCGGGCGCTACGCATAGTGTCCCCCTTCTAGTGCTCTGTTTCCTAATCTCTGTGGTGGACTGCACCTCCTCGGTCACCTTCCTGCCCTTCATGATGCGCCTCGGTCCCCAGTACCTCACTACGTACTTTGTAGGGGAGGGCGTTAGTGGCTTGGTGCCTGCCGTAGTGGCTCTGGtgcagggggtgggggtggttCACTGTCGGAATGCTACAGTGGCTAGCCTAGCCAATGGGACCTTAGGGGTTAACGCCACTGTAGGGGCCAGTGGAGAGCTCCAGGCTCAATACCAGCCCGCTAACTTCTCGGCCCAggtcttcttcctcttcctcagtgCCATGATGGTGGTGTGTCTGGCCGCCTTCCTCCTGCTCAACCACCACCCGGCCGTGGCCAGGGAGAGGAAGTGCGAGCTATACTTCAATGGAGGCCTGGCAGAGGAGAAGAGTGACCAAGCCCTGTCCCTGTCTCACAGACCTCAAGAGGAGAAGGCCATGATCAGTTCTCCGGATAGCCACCGGAGAGCCCGGCGGAGCTCCTTCGGGACGGGCTTCTACAGTGGGCCGGAGCTGGCGTTCATCTTTGTGGTTCTGGCTTGGGTCAATGCCCTGACCAATGCAGTGCTGCCCTCAGTGCAGTCTTACTCCTGTCTGCCCTACGGGAACCAGGCCTACCATCTGGCGGCCACCATGGCAGCCGTGGCCAACCCCGTGGCCTGCTTCATTGCCATGTTCCTGCCCTTAAGGTAAGCCCGACATTGGATTAGCATAACCGACTGATGAATAATTTGCTGAACACAGAATCTCAGAGCTATGCAGTCACCAGTGAAGGCTGTTGAAGGTAGACATGGGGAGgattcattgtaatggctggaatagaatGACTGGCAGTCACTGAATCAAGTTGATTTCTATAAGAAAATACAGAATAAACAGTATTAAATAACATTGCACTGTCTCATCCTAAAACATGCAATACTTCAGTGGATAATTTACACAATCCAAACGCCTTGAATTTTCCAACCCACTTCCTCAACTGACCGTGTAGCTCTTCCTTGTTCTTTTTTAGGTCGTTGGTGCTGATTGGGCTTCTGACAATAGTTGGGACAGGGTTTGGTACTTACATCATGGCCATGGCTGCACTGAGCCCCTGTCCTCTACTGGTCCACAGCGTCTCAGGCACCGCACTCATAGTAAGGCTCTTTCTGTTATTACGTCATGGAATAGAGAAAATACATGTGTTACGTTGCAAGATTGCTGATATGATCTGAACACAACATGACTTCAATTTGATTTCATTGGGCCATTGAAAACGACGTGTTTCTGAGTGAAAATGGGATGTTTGAGGTCAAACAAAGGCTTCCTAAACGACAGTAAACATTCAAACTCATGTCCATGTTGTTCAATATGCAGTTACAacggccaggtcgcagttgtaaatgagaacttgttctcaactggcctatctggttaaataaaggtgattttttaaaatgtttaaatgatgATCCTCTAATGTACTGTGAATATAAACACAATTCTAATTTCTATTTTGTTTGTAATGTCTATCTACTCTCTGTTGTAGGTCATAGCCTGGATGTTGTTTGTCCTGACCCTCTCCTATGTGAAGGTGATCATTGGGGTGATCCTTCGGGATGAGGGTCACAGCGCCCTCGTCTGGTGTGGAGCAGTAGTGCAACTTGGCTCCATGCTGGGTGCCCTGTCCATGTTTCCCTTGGTCAGTGTCTATGGACTCTTCAAATCAGGGGACCCTTGTAACACCAAGTGCACAAAGTAGGGATCAATACGTGGCTTACTGTTGAAACTCACTGTAGAAAACAAAAATGGTTGACACTGGAAATATATCTTTCATCATGTGAGTTTGCCTCTTTAAACTGATTTTGAGGTATCTCGTCTGTTGCGTAAGCAATGAAATATCTTCCTATGGTTGCGGAAGGATCTCTTTGAAGCACATCCTCAGATTAGGAACTAAATGGTACCAAATCGCTTGTGTTTATTTACTGTTGAATTAAGTTTCAAAACGTTTTGCCTCAGATGTAGGGCcttaatttgatcatcctgttCCAACATAGATTTTTCTGCAATGCAGGAACTTAAAAGGTTTAAAAGgtttaaaaggcttctgaagtttgcaatttccactttgacatttcagacttAATTTTCCCTTGCGAAAAAAATATCATCCCCTACAAAAATgcccatgaattataatccaaaTAATAATTCAAATTGCTTGttgttgcaggattattttcctgctgtagcaaactggctcaaatgaagatacGAAATCTAtacagtgtgccctaatgaatacgactCAGTTTGCCTATATTGAAGTAAACACCATGGGAGGCCAGTGTATTGATGTCTCAGACTAGACTTTTATTGTTACAAAGGCCACAAAGATGATCAAATTTTATTGCTAAGCTTTTTACAAAGGTTAAAGAAGATTAATGCCTTTTTTTTTGCTTGAAGGGTAATTAagtatagtgatataatagtgatgATTGGAATATGTTACTGGGACAAAACAGTGTCTTAATTTTTGAGTTTCTAGTACTGCAAATGTCAACAAAAAGATAATTTATGTTTATTCTTTACCAGTCTATAAtttatgggagtttttcaaaaccAACGTTTGTGTTACATTATTTGTATACGACCTTACTGCAGTTATAATGCAATGTACTGTAATTATGTATGGCTCATGTCAATTCAAATGTATACTTATGtacatgttttgtatttctgtacTAATTGCTGACCTCATTATCAACTTTCTGTGGTTTATTTATCACCAGGATGGATATAAAGCATCACTGTAATCCTAAtcatacttacagttgaagtcggaaagtttacatacaccttagccaaaaacatttaaactcagttttcacaattcctgacatctaatcctagtaaaaattccctgtcttaggtcagttaggatctttATTAGTTAggaactttattttaagaatgtgaaatgtcatattaatagtagagagaatgatttatttcagcttttatttctttcatcatattcccagtgggtcagaagtttacaataactcaattagtatttggtagcattgcctttaaattgtttaacttgggtca contains:
- the LOC118367294 gene encoding riboflavin transporter 2 → MTLLTHVLACLFGMGSWVAINGMWVELPLIVPEIPEGWYLPSYLTVLIQMANAGPLFVTLMHRFRPGKLDERPVIYSIVGLGVVATFLLAFFWKHTVPLAGATHSVPLLVLCFLISVVDCTSSVTFLPFMMRLGPQYLTTYFVGEGVSGLVPAVVALVQGVGVVHCRNATVASLANGTLGVNATVGASGELQAQYQPANFSAQVFFLFLSAMMVVCLAAFLLLNHHPAVARERKCELYFNGGLAEEKSDQALSLSHRPQEEKAMISSPDSHRRARRSSFGTGFYSGPELAFIFVVLAWVNALTNAVLPSVQSYSCLPYGNQAYHLAATMAAVANPVACFIAMFLPLRSLVLIGLLTIVGTGFGTYIMAMAALSPCPLLVHSVSGTALIVIAWMLFVLTLSYVKVIIGVILRDEGHSALVWCGAVVQLGSMLGALSMFPLVSVYGLFKSGDPCNTKCTK